Proteins encoded by one window of Paenibacillus urinalis:
- a CDS encoding response regulator transcription factor, which produces MKKIKVLIADDNSFIREGMKIILSSFEDFDVVAAVEDGALAVQYCQQHEVDVALLDIRMPNLNGVEATRKIVQLTQTRPLILTTFDDDEFVFEAIQAGARGYLLKNNDPEQIRDAIKSVNRNHHVLQGVVLDKIKSSLLSSSHPTSAEQQTIPEAVSIPGHTDHIDRSLFTDRELDIMGCIAKGLSNKGIAKKLFLSEGTVANHITSILNKTGLAHRTQIAIYYLTGEVRVSDEEL; this is translated from the coding sequence ATGAAGAAGATCAAAGTATTGATAGCAGATGATAATTCCTTTATTCGCGAAGGAATGAAAATTATTTTGTCCAGCTTTGAGGATTTTGATGTTGTGGCAGCGGTCGAGGATGGCGCACTAGCTGTACAGTATTGTCAGCAGCATGAAGTGGATGTCGCCCTGCTTGATATTCGGATGCCGAATCTGAATGGAGTCGAAGCCACAAGAAAGATCGTACAGCTGACACAGACAAGACCGCTCATATTAACGACGTTTGACGATGATGAGTTTGTCTTTGAGGCGATACAAGCTGGAGCTAGAGGATATCTCCTCAAGAATAATGATCCAGAGCAAATCCGAGATGCGATTAAGAGTGTGAACCGGAATCATCATGTGCTGCAAGGAGTGGTACTTGATAAGATCAAGTCAAGCTTACTAAGCTCTAGCCACCCAACTTCTGCCGAGCAGCAAACGATCCCTGAAGCTGTATCCATCCCGGGCCATACCGATCATATAGACCGCAGTTTGTTCACAGACCGCGAATTGGATATCATGGGCTGTATTGCAAAAGGGCTGTCCAATAAAGGGATCGCCAAGAAGCTTTTCTTATCGGAGGGAACGGTGGCTAACCATATTACTTCTATATTGAACAAGACGGGACTTGCCCATCGAACACAAATTGCCATATATTATTTAACCGGCGAAGTGCGGGTTTCTGATGAAGAGCTTTAA
- a CDS encoding transcriptional regulator: MGLGKPRSKLGAYIDKRGIKQKDLEEWTGLSRNEVGKLCAGNGREVNPYPNTMVKVISALRKRGHDVKAADFWTL; this comes from the coding sequence ATGGGATTAGGAAAGCCGCGGAGTAAGCTAGGCGCGTACATTGATAAGCGCGGAATAAAACAGAAGGATCTCGAAGAGTGGACGGGCCTTAGCCGCAATGAAGTCGGAAAGTTATGCGCGGGGAATGGGCGTGAGGTTAATCCGTATCCGAATACGATGGTCAAGGTAATTAGTGCGCTCAGAAAACGTGGACATGACGTGAAAGCTGCGGACTTTTGGACGTTGTAG
- a CDS encoding N-acetylmuramoyl-L-alanine amidase family protein translates to MKIVIDAGHGYYTLGKRCPDGSMREWEFNSVVANYVAQMLAAYDGVETKFTHDTTGKTDVMLSARTKAANAWSADILVSIHANAAAGTWGIAEGIETFVYSTKSTASVKLANAVQAQLIARTGRRNRGVKTGDLHMVRETKMPAILVECGFMDNREEAALLKTDAYRRKCAEAIVAGIVEVYGLKEAADVRVDKANVVIDAKKAKDGVLIDGTVYVPLREVAEYYSADIAWDTKTKTATITTKGAR, encoded by the coding sequence ATGAAGATCGTAATTGACGCAGGCCACGGTTACTATACGCTCGGCAAACGGTGTCCCGACGGTTCCATGCGCGAGTGGGAGTTTAATTCGGTCGTTGCGAATTACGTTGCGCAAATGCTCGCGGCTTATGACGGAGTTGAGACGAAGTTTACGCACGATACAACGGGCAAGACGGACGTTATGCTGAGTGCGCGAACGAAGGCCGCTAATGCTTGGAGCGCCGATATTCTCGTATCTATTCACGCAAATGCCGCGGCAGGAACGTGGGGAATTGCGGAGGGAATCGAGACATTCGTATATTCTACGAAATCAACCGCATCCGTTAAGCTCGCGAACGCGGTACAGGCGCAATTAATCGCTAGAACCGGCAGAAGAAATCGCGGAGTTAAGACGGGCGACTTGCACATGGTACGCGAAACGAAGATGCCGGCAATCCTCGTTGAATGTGGCTTTATGGATAATCGCGAAGAAGCCGCGCTACTTAAGACCGATGCTTACCGCCGCAAATGTGCGGAGGCAATCGTTGCCGGCATCGTTGAAGTTTACGGATTAAAGGAGGCGGCTGACGTGCGCGTAGATAAAGCAAACGTAGTCATCGACGCGAAGAAAGCGAAGGACGGCGTATTAATTGACGGAACAGTCTACGTACCCTTGCGCGAAGTTGCGGAGTATTACAGCGCAGATATCGCGTGGGATACCAAAACGAAGACAGCGACTATTACGACGAAAGGGGCACGTTAA
- a CDS encoding BhlA/UviB family holin-like peptide, with product MDTALINAALKDGIFAVLFVALFLYQLREARRLSDEAKAREERIQTEARDREVRIQDEAKDREDRLMTLAEDLTARFETLASQYETLALDVHDIKSVVNGREGTR from the coding sequence GTGGATACCGCACTCATAAACGCTGCTCTTAAGGACGGTATATTTGCCGTCCTTTTTGTTGCGCTCTTTTTGTATCAACTACGCGAAGCTCGGCGCTTGTCAGACGAGGCGAAAGCGCGCGAAGAACGCATTCAAACAGAAGCACGCGATCGTGAGGTCCGCATCCAAGACGAAGCAAAAGATCGCGAGGACCGCTTAATGACGCTCGCGGAAGACTTAACGGCACGCTTTGAAACACTCGCAAGTCAGTACGAAACTTTGGCGCTCGATGTTCACGATATCAAATCGGTAGTAAACGGAAGGGAGGGGACGCGATGA
- a CDS encoding right-handed parallel beta-helix repeat-containing protein gives MKLLAVTAYTTWVDTGKPALVDLPTTLSEVPPPLPTRNLLVAQIESGGGTKNLTLDRPVEVSMDNVTVYHDDTIPLQVAFDFAASRSKQVAIPDGLMRISQPLQQGAITVIGNGDTSEIKTLLPFINVIESKMTNNPKLYDLKISGSGYGLQPVNTLEDPILDGSGCGIIYAGVNKGVIENVLIENCGGDGFTSHKNGVSGVWLTYGCSNVKIYSSYAKNCRNGFNEDDYYGRSSYFNTMKDCEATDCRFGFVTDCTTGKGFKLTDCRSVRCLYSGVDISRTNGARLVGHYFEECGNTGLPGVFSAALAVYGNANDRVTDFVAESCTFVDNYSYAAQLSRHTYDCKFKDFNIRGCKNDGAILVKSSRYYHLEDITIAECVGHGVRGYPEVLGSGAVAETVGIDYGTFKNITIHNCTKHGIYLDTAEHCIFESIILNRTGTENKSLYGGLVFDKSSRENIISMNLMTDVGRFGAGSLDEGTRYNIISGNFSYHNNGGISSFGFVSPNQFWMPNGNDRALSDARVTGAIDFRTSKGHLYIDEVFSGQPDGTTAGEIKIHTTNKQLLVNVDGSWYKTNLIPI, from the coding sequence ATGAAATTGCTTGCAGTTACGGCCTACACAACATGGGTAGACACAGGCAAGCCTGCTCTGGTTGATTTGCCGACAACATTGAGTGAAGTTCCGCCACCACTCCCGACACGGAATTTACTTGTGGCACAAATTGAGTCAGGCGGTGGAACAAAGAATTTAACGCTAGATAGACCTGTGGAAGTCAGTATGGACAACGTAACTGTATATCACGATGACACTATTCCTTTGCAAGTTGCGTTTGACTTTGCAGCATCGCGCTCAAAACAGGTGGCTATACCTGACGGATTGATGAGGATCTCACAGCCACTGCAGCAGGGAGCTATCACTGTAATTGGCAACGGGGATACCTCTGAAATTAAAACGTTGCTGCCTTTTATCAATGTCATAGAAAGTAAGATGACGAACAACCCAAAACTGTATGATCTAAAAATAAGTGGAAGTGGTTATGGACTGCAGCCTGTTAATACTTTGGAAGACCCGATACTTGACGGATCTGGTTGCGGGATTATCTATGCCGGAGTTAATAAAGGGGTTATTGAAAATGTGCTGATTGAAAACTGTGGGGGCGATGGTTTTACTTCCCACAAAAACGGAGTATCAGGCGTATGGCTCACATACGGTTGTAGCAATGTAAAGATTTACAGCTCATACGCTAAAAATTGTCGTAATGGATTTAATGAGGATGATTATTATGGCCGAAGCTCGTATTTCAATACAATGAAAGACTGCGAAGCAACAGACTGTCGTTTTGGTTTTGTGACCGACTGTACGACAGGAAAGGGTTTTAAACTTACAGACTGCCGATCCGTAAGATGCCTGTATTCGGGCGTTGACATAAGTAGGACAAATGGAGCCAGGCTTGTCGGACATTACTTCGAGGAATGCGGAAATACGGGGCTTCCTGGAGTCTTTTCTGCTGCTCTGGCGGTTTACGGTAATGCCAATGATCGGGTAACTGATTTCGTGGCGGAAAGTTGCACATTTGTCGATAACTACTCGTATGCTGCGCAATTATCTCGCCATACGTACGATTGTAAGTTTAAAGATTTTAACATCCGCGGCTGTAAAAATGATGGAGCTATTTTGGTTAAATCCTCAAGATATTACCACTTAGAGGACATCACAATCGCGGAATGTGTTGGGCATGGCGTAAGAGGTTATCCGGAAGTACTCGGCAGCGGAGCAGTAGCGGAAACGGTAGGTATAGATTATGGAACATTTAAAAACATAACTATACACAACTGCACCAAGCACGGAATATACCTTGATACAGCTGAACATTGCATTTTTGAAAGTATTATCTTGAATCGGACTGGAACAGAGAATAAATCTTTGTACGGTGGACTCGTCTTTGATAAGTCTTCAAGAGAAAATATTATTAGTATGAACTTAATGACGGATGTGGGCAGATTTGGTGCAGGTTCACTTGATGAGGGAACGCGGTACAATATCATTTCAGGCAACTTTTCATACCACAACAATGGAGGCATTTCATCTTTCGGTTTTGTCTCTCCGAATCAGTTTTGGATGCCAAACGGTAACGATCGTGCATTAAGTGATGCCCGAGTAACCGGCGCTATAGATTTCAGAACATCCAAAGGTCATCTTTACATTGATGAGGTATTTTCGGGACAGCCGGACGGCACGACAGCTGGAGAGATTAAGATCCACACAACAAATAAGCAGTTACTTGTAAATGTCGATGGTAGCTGGTACAAAACTAACTTGATTCCAATTTAA